GTTCCATGAAACAATGTTCTTTTCAGGAATCTCCTTGAATACACCAAGTCCATCGTTTATATTTCCACATTTTGAATACAATACAACTAGCGAATTGCCAACAAAGGCATCAGTGTTCAATCCGAGTTTGACTGCTACACCATGAATCTCTTTGCCAAGATCAATAGACTCTATTTCACAGGATGAATTTAGGGCACTAGTGAAGGAAGACTGATTGGGAAGTAGACCAATCCTAATCATGTCCCCAAACACTTCCAATGCTTCTTTGTGCTTATAATTCAAGCCATACCCTGTCAAAAGAGACGTCCATACAACTATATTTATATGCAACCTCTCGCTGAATACCTTAGAAGAATCATCCATGTGCATGCAATTAGCATACAATGTGATTAGTGAAGCAGTGACATAAGTATCATATAGATAACCAAGCTTCACAACACAGGTATGAATTTCACTACCTAGACCTAAATCCCTTGCATTAGCACAAGCTGTAATAACAGAAGCAAAAGTACTAGAAGTGGGCTCAATGAAGAAATCTAGCATCTTCTTATAAATCAATAGAGCCTCATCACTCCTCCCATGCTGATCAAGCCCACTAATAACCGACGTCCACGAGATCACATTCCTATAAGGCATCAGCTCAAACAACTTAACAGCCTTCTCCACTCTTCCATTCTCAAAATACCCATAAATCATAGCATTCCAAGCAGCCACATCCCTTTGTGGCATCTCCCAAAACAAACTCTCAGCCTCTTCAACCTTTCCAAACTTCAAAAACCCGCTTATCATCGTCGTGTAAGAAATTACATTTCTTTGGGTCATTTCCTCAAATAGCTTCAAACCCATCTCCATATTCCCACAATCTACACACCCTTTAATCATCAAGTTCCACATAACTGTATCTTTCACAGGCATTTTGTCAAACAGCTTCAGTGCTTCATTTAACCTTAGATTTTCTGCATATCCAGCTATCATTTTGgtgcataaataaatatttggaGATGGGATTCTTTCAAAAAGCTCTTTAGCTTCATCAAGTCGTCGGTTCTTTAGATGCTCAGATAGAATAGAATAGCAAGTGGGGGTAGCTACTCTGAAGAATCTCGCTAAACCAATTAAGGATCTTGAATGAACTGAGATGGTGTATGATTTGGGTGCTTGAGATATAGCAACGAGGAACAACATGATTAAGCATGAGAAGAAGCCAGTGGGGAAAGCTCACTCCATGGTTTTAACGGTATTTTGAAGGCT
The sequence above is a segment of the Solanum dulcamara chromosome 11, daSolDulc1.2, whole genome shotgun sequence genome. Coding sequences within it:
- the LOC129871965 gene encoding pentatricopeptide repeat-containing protein At5g46460, mitochondrial translates to MLFLVAISQAPKSYTISVHSRSLIGLARFFRVATPTCYSILSEHLKNRRLDEAKELFERIPSPNIYLCTKMIAGYAENLRLNEALKLFDKMPVKDTVMWNLMIKGCVDCGNMEMGLKLFEEMTQRNVISYTTMISGFLKFGKVEEAESLFWEMPQRDVAAWNAMIYGYFENGRVEKAVKLFELMPYRNVISWTSVISGLDQHGRSDEALLIYKKMLDFFIEPTSSTFASVITACANARDLGLGSEIHTCVVKLGYLYDTYVTASLITLYANCMHMDDSSKVFSERLHINIVVWTSLLTGYGLNYKHKEALEVFGDMIRIGLLPNQSSFTSALNSSCEIESIDLGKEIHGVAVKLGLNTDAFVGNSLVVLYSKCGNINDGLGVFKEIPEKNIVSWNSIIVGCAQHGCGNWALTLFSQMVRSRADMDDITFTGLLAACSHSGMLEKGRRLFQYIPHSSSIEVALEHYSCMVDILCRSGKLNEAEELVKSMPMKPNLSIWLALLSGCKKHLNLELAERAAENIFHLDPNCSAAYVLLSNIYAFSGRWSDVARVRGNMKRRGNIKQPGCSWVNHKGIRHTFLSGDTSHSLSDRIYEKLEWLTEKLKEYGYVPDQRYALHDVEDEQKEVLLSYHSERLAICFALITTHGSAITVMKNLRVCGDCHSAIKLIAKIVDREIIVRDSSRFHHFRDGFCSCSDYW